The Arachis ipaensis cultivar K30076 chromosome B07, Araip1.1, whole genome shotgun sequence genome includes a window with the following:
- the LOC107606078 gene encoding uncharacterized protein LOC107606078, producing the protein METAPQKSQAKLTRTQSSLLRSSPTIRSSIQSLSSVNEEDLLLQEHHHDDDDEDEKKKSTKPRAGGPGLGRRRLSTQALAVASVGFLAACSVFLYVFYFFFYEIPTSENVLGALIFIAVALYLVSKNKRLINRSFSGLKQSWEESVKRLGLSKSPEGCSKPVQWFIGETGKRGKESIKNSKKKKKIVREGVEFYSNGDFYEGEFHMGKCNGSGVYNYFVNGRYEGDWVDGRYDGYGIESWARGSRYRGKYRQGLRHGFGVYRFYTGDSYAGEWCNGQSHGVGVQTCADGSCYIGQFNYGVKHGLGCYHFRNGDRYAGEYFGDKIHGFGVYYFANGHCYEGAWHEGRRQGIGTYTFRNADRRCGEWDAGSLKHPLPPHSDAVLRALQAARKTADTAINLRRVDDEVNKAVIAANRAATAARVAAVKAVQNRMDGQFCDTDV; encoded by the exons ATGGAAACGGCGCCTCAGAAGAGCCAGGCGAAGCTCACCCGAACCCAATCGTCGCTCCTCCGATCTTCCCCCACCATCCGATCCTCCATCCAGAGCCTCTCCTCCGTGAACGAAGAAGACCTCCTCCTCCAAGAACACCACCacgacgacgacgacgaagaCGAGAAGAAGAAGAGCACGAAGCCCAGGGCGGGCGGGCCTGGGCTAGGGCGACGGCGACTGTCCACCCAGGCCCTGGCGGTTGCGTCTGTGGGGTTCCTGGCGGCGTGCTCGGTGTTCCTGTACgtgttctacttcttcttctacgAGATCCCAACCTCGGAGAACGTGCTTGGAGCTCTGATCTTCATCGCGGTGGCGCTTTACTTGGTATCGAAGAACAAGAGGCTGATAAACCGTTCCTTTTCAGGTCTGAAGCAGTCGTGGGAGGAGAGCGTGAAGCGGTTAGGGTTGTCGAAATCCCCGGAAGGTTGTTCGAAACCGGTTCAGTGGTTCATAGGGGAAACAGGGAAAAGAGGAAAAGAGAGCATCAAgaacagcaagaagaagaagaagatagttcGGGAAGGGGTAGAGTTCTACAGCAATGGGGATTTCTACGAGGGGGAGTTTCACATGGGGAAGTGCAACGGCAGTGGGGTTTATAACTACTTCGTGAACGGCAGGTATGAGGGCGACTGGGTGGATGGCCGTTACGACGGTTACGGGATTGAAAGCTGGGCGCGTGGGAGCCGTTACAGGGGCAAGTATAGACAAGGCTTGaggcatggctttggtgtctacAGATTCTACACCGGCGATTCTTATGCCGGAGAGTGGTGTAACGGTCAGAGCCATGGTGTTGGTGTTCAGACTTGTGCTGATGGCAGCTGTTACATTGGCCAATTCAACTATGGTGTCAAGCATGGACTCGGTTGTTACCATTTTAG AAATGGGGATAGGTATGCAGGGGAGTATTTTGGAGACAAAATCCATGGATTTGGTGTATACTACTTTGCCAATGGACACTGCTATGAAGGAGCATGGCATGAGGGACGCAGGCAAGGTATCGGAACTTACACCTTTCGAAATGCCGACCGGAGATGCGGTGAATGGGATGCTGGCAGCCTCAAGCATCCTCTGCCACCACACTCTGATGCCGTCCTTCGAGCACTTCAG GCTGCAAGGAAAACGGCCGATACCGCGATTAACCTTAGGCGCGTCGACGATGAGGTGAACAAAGCAGTGATAGCTGCTAACAGGGCTGCCACGGCGGCTAGAGTAGCCGCCGTGAAAGCTGTTCAGAACAGAATGGATGGACAATTTTGCGATACTGATGTCTAA